agaaaaagaaaacagattatgAGGAAATAACAGGGACCACCTCTGCCCTCCTGCCGTAGGCGACTAGAAAACCAAAATGCACAAAAGGTGTTTCTAACATTGGATGACAGACAGTGCAGGACTGCCAGCTTCACATGAGATTGTCCTTCATAAGATTACAGATAAGTCTCAGCCCTCTCAACaggggctaggcccgtgagccatggccgctgagcctgcgtgtctggagcctgtgctccacaacgggagaggccacaacagtgagaggcctgcgtaccgcaaaaaaaaaaaaaaaaaaaaaaaaaaaaaaaaaaaaaagagaactgccAGACAGACAAACTCCAGCTGCTTACTCAAACACAGGTAAATGGCAGACATTTTCTCCTTGCAAGGAAAACAACTAACAGTTTTTGTTGCCAAGAATAAAAATTGAGCTTTCAAGAGAAAATTATAGTTTGAGAAAACATGTATCAGCCACTATGAACTCcctcaagaaaaaaatagttaatagGACTagccctgtatttattttttttaattaatttattttatttattcttttttattttttttatttttggctgtgttgggtcttcgttgctgtgtacaggctttctctagttgcggcgagcaggggctactcttcatcgcagtgcacgggcttctcactgtggtcgcttctcttgctgtgaagcacaggctctaggcacgcgggctcagtagctgtggctcacaggctctagagtgcaggctcagtagttgtggcacacgggtttagttgctccgtggcatgtgggatcttcctggaccagggctcgaactcatgtcccctgcattggcaggcagattcttaaccactgcaccaccagggaagccctagccctgTATTTATTAATGAAATTTAATTCGTAATTGAAAATcttattaccctgataccaaagccacaCAAAGATATCACCAAAAAAGGAAACTACGGGGTAATATCCCTCAtaaacatagatataaaaatcctcaacaaaatagctAATTGAACCCAACAATATGTAAGGAGGATAACACATTTTGATCAAATGGTATTAGATCTCAGAAATGGATAGAGAAAagacaaacatttttaaataccatTGATTGTTATTATTTATGGCAACGTTTGATAAAGTTGCTGtgaacactgaattagtgaatacTGAACCATCACTTCTTGCGGAAGTACTGGGTTATGTCCCTGCCAGCCTTTGGTCACAACATTCTCATCAATTAACCAGTACATAACCTTGCTTTACGTGTGCTTCTATTTAAGGAAACCTCATTTAATTTAAGTTGTTAACTCATTAACATTGGACTCATGACCCACAGTGCTGTAAGTCATTCCTGAATGAAATTTTAACTCATGTCTTGTCTCCATAAGACACATGTCATCCTCTCGCACTTAGGAATACTAGGTAACACTTCAGCACTATGCCTgaggccaatttttttttttttttttttttttttttgcggtaagcgggcctctcactgttgtggcctctcccattgcggagcacaggctccagacgcgcaggcccagtggctatggctcacgggcctagccgctccacggcatgcgggatcctcccggacccgggcacgaacccgtgtcccctgcatcggcaggcggactctcaaccactgcgccaccggagAAGCCCCCTGAGGCCATTTTGAACAGCAAAATCACCCAGAAAAAGCAGAAAACCTAAAAATGTGGCACAAAATAGACTGTGAAAAGCACACGTGCAGGTAGTGTGAGAAGGCAGACTGTCATCTGGTCCAACCTCAGCTGGGAAGGTGCACTCGGGGTGACTCAGGATCTAACACCCAGCACACGTTTGTGAAGGACCACAAAAACTCCACAAGTATTGATTCTGGGGTTAGAATttaggaaaattcacaaatatacaCTCAGTAAATAATGAGGGTCAACTACAGTCATAGAAGGAAAATGTCCATGAGTTGAAGAAACACTTGGGTCTACGTTTTAACGGGCTCGCTGAATCCTAATTTAGATTGATGAGAAAGGGCACATAAGTGAGCATGTCCTAATGAAGTTCTGGATTATCATGATCAAGGGAGAAATTTGCAAAAGTCCTGGGAAAAGAATCAGTTACCCATAAAGGGGGCCAGGGCAGGGGGGGAATCCAGCTTATCTGGGACTTCTCGTCTGCTACACAATTACCTGAAACTTTGCTGCAGAAAGTGTGATCCACTGACTGGCAGCTGTTGTGTTGACTGGGAGGGTcatagaaatgcagagtctcaggtcCCAGCCCAGTCCTCCTGGATTCAGATCCACATTTTAATAAGACCTCTAGTGACTAGCAGTCACATTGGGGAAGAAGACAGTAAAGAACATCTACAGACCTTCTAGAAAGAGATTGCCACCCAAGAACCCTCTAAGCAGCCAAGATACCATTTCCTATTGAGataaaagaaagatatttaatGATAGACTCAGAGAGAGTATCATCTCTGGgtcctatgttaaaaaaaaaaaaaaaaaaaaaaaaagctagctaAACAATCCATGAGCCAAAGAGAAAGACTTCGAAATGGGGGAAGATGGAGGAGAGAAAACAGGGCCAGCAAGCCTTACaatatacaattaaatattaatgGTGAGAACAGAGTCTCTGAGAATGTATAAATAAGAACCTTTGTACCAGAAGAGACAGATTATAAGGAAAATTCtaataacaaaattatttcataaaaccTAGATGTTGGGATGAGAATTTGGGAGAGAAATTAAGAGTATTGCAGGGAACCAGTAGCTCCTTGCAAGGGGTAGATGTAGGGGAGAGGAGAATAAAAGTGCTTTTACCTAAAGTTCTAAAGTGAGGCTCTGAATGGGTTATATTCTGCACCTCCATGCGTGGATGCTTTGTGAGGTTGCCCCATACCCTGCGGATGGACGGCTCTGAAATGGTAACAACCCCTTTTCCCCAGGAAGCTTAGAGATTGAGCCCTGGAGGAAAGCACCATGTCTCTTGGTTATTctgaggaggggaaggaaagatAGCTCCCACTTACCTACCATGCGTAAGTCACTCTATGTATACACAACCGCATTTAATCGTCACCGAAATCCTGCCAAATACAGCTGATACTGTTTTCTCCatcataaaaatgaagaaacagaagcttaGAGAAGGTAACATGCCCAAGGCAAGCTAATAAGTGAGAGAAATGGGATTTGAGCTCAGGTCTGTTTGCTTCCAAAATGTTTGCTTATTGGGTGAAGCAGTGAGATTCAGAGGCAACAACAAATAGTAACCTCCTGAAAGCTTCACTTTGGAAGACTGTctagcagtttcttacaaaactaaacatactcttatgcAGTCACACTCCTTCGTATTGgcccaaatgaactgaaaacatGTCCACGCAAAAACCTACACTGATATTTATAGCGGCTTTATTCACAGCTgccaaaactggaagcaaccatgATGTCCTTCAGAGggtgaatggacaaataaactgtggtccatccagacaacgGAACGTTATTCATGACTAAAAAGAAATacactatcaagccatgaaagacATAGAGGAAGCTTAAATGCATGTTCCTAAGTAAAAGaggtcaatctgaaaaggctacagactgtgtaattccaattatataacatcctggaaaaggtaaaactatggagatagtaaaacAATCAGTAAGTGCCAGGGATTAGAGaaagggagggatgaacaggtggTGGAGAAGAATGTTAGAGCATTGAGACAAGAACGTTTGCTATTGTAAGGATGGATAGGTATCATTATATATttctccaaacccacagaatacaCAACCCACAGAATACGAGTGAcccataatgtaaactatggattttaggtgatgatgatgtgtcaatCTAGGTTCATTGATTGTAGCAATGTACCctctggtggaggatgttgataCTGGGGGAGTCTGTTCACATGGTGGGCAGGGGGtaaatgggaaatctctgtactttcccctAATTTTGCTGTGAGCCTAAAGCTGCTCTTTAAaagtgtatgtttttgttttcaggaggaaaaaacactgattttaaaaaaaattttaatttctaaccATTCCAAAAACCTGGTCATATCAAGTTAGGTAAATGATCAGATAAAACAACCAAGAATCTAATGtctcttcactttttcttttttttttttttttttttttttgcggtacgcgggcctctcactgttgtggcctatcccgttgcggagcacaggctccagacgcgcaggctccggatgcgcaggtccagctgccatggctcacgggcccagcggctccactggcatgtgggatcctcccggaccggggcacgaacccgtgtcccccgcatcagcaggcggactctcaaccactgcaccaccagggaagccctcttcactTTTATATTTGACTCTAGACAAAAAAAGTCTatggccagattttttttttttcctctttataaaaatgtatcaaatttatttcaatatctagtttcatttttaagttaaagCTTTTAGACAGTTTTTTTGTAGTTTAAAATTCATTATCAGGGGTGAGGAAAACATCAATAAGCTATTAATTACTGacaacaaataaaattattaaccaTGCATTTATAAAAGCCATGTTAAAGAGTAAAAAGTTCCAGTTATACTACTTAACTGAAGGAAATATCCTTCAGTCCTTTATTTCTAACTATAACACATTCTAATTTTGACATGATTTACACCTTTTTCACCCAACTAATACTATGCTAAACAAAATTTTTCCAACTGTTAAGCCTTTCTTTACCATTTATGAAATATGACTTAACTGTTACTCTTTAAAAGTTCCTTAAAAGagatttgaattttaattttcaccATGAACCTGTTTGATCAAAAAAGTAAAGGACATCACTACCACAAGAATTAAAAGAatggaatgaaaaacaaaagtggTATTATATAATCAGTAAATTATTTGATAAGACATTTTAACTACTTCACATTTCTACTTATAGCACAAGTGAGAATTAATTGGTTCCAAGGTACTACAAGGTTTGGCATTTTTACTCCAAGCTTTAAATCATAGTGTTGCTCTACTCAAGTCATCTCTAAGAAAATGGCAGTGTTCATAAGTACAAAAATTGTTATATCCAGTAAGTGGTAATCTACATGGTCAAGATAATAAGAGAATTCtttataaaattagatttttaaaaatgcagaatgtcTGGTAATTACCAGTATCTCAAAagctaaaatgagaaaaatacagaaaatagaagTACTCGTTGAATAATAATACTTTGCTTTGAGGAAGCCAGAAATGATTCTATTTCAAGAAATAAGTAATAATGATAAAAGATGTGATTAATACACTGTATCTCTTTTAAGCCAAAGCATGCTTTTCACCTCAGGACAATTCTGATTTTTACATTCTTAATCTCCTTTGTCCAGAACAGGACCCCATTTTAAGCCATTATTTGAATAGAGTCCATAATCTAAAGCCATTTTTCTCCACAGGATGTTTTCACTTTAGTACATACGCTGCAAAAAGGCAAATGACTAAGTCAGTTATAAAGAATCTGTAGCATAATAAATGCCAATTTACAGTGACTGTCAACAGACTTCTACACCGAAGCCTAAAAGCTGCTATAGTACAGGTGAGAATTAACATGATTCTTCCACATGCTCAGACTTCATTTACTAAATAATACTGTCATAAGATCTGAAAAGAAACCTTAATGGGTCCTTCCAAAGCTGCATAATTTTCCAGATGATTTTCCTCTGGTTGCAGAGCCTGTTCATTCCTTCAATCCTTTTTTAGTCGTTTAGcttttgcaatattttcttgacgtttttgtttcttcttttgctccTTTTCCCTGGCCTCAATCATCTTGGCCAATTTCCAAGACAGTACAGCACTTGCTAGAAACAATGGAGTTAGGGCCAGAATAACTGTTGTAAGGAAGCCATATGGGTCCTTTGCAGCCCATTCCACAACATACTCAGCCCAAGCCTTTATATCAAACATCTTTGTAGAGGCCTTATGCTTGAGTAGTGATCTCTAACTTTGTCCTGGGATTATTAGCCAATCACAATTTCAGATGACCCTTGGTTGGTTGTCTTCTTTAGCTCTACCATACACTTCTGAGAGAATGCTTAAATTCTATATACTCCAGGCCAGAAGCCTATGGCCAGATTTTGAAAGGAGGTAACTGAATTTCAAGTCACTTTGGAGTCATATAACTCTCTCTTCTAAATAGAgatgaagtatttaaaaaaaatgggcttagtttttttttttctcttaaagagcATTTCCTAATGTTGATgagtataaaattctaaaatggatgaaagaaggAGAATATGAATTCAACTTCTTTAGACATGTATGGGGTGTTTGTGACATATATACTCATACAGAGAATGCTGGAGTTGGAAGGTCCAGTGGTTTTCATATTCCCAGAGGTGTTGGGATTCTGATACCATCTGAGCTGCCTTGTGGAGTTAATGAAAGGGAGGCCTGGTCCTGTATATGTTTTATGTATTAAAGTTCTAAGTAAACTAGCACTTGTTAAAATAGTCTCACTGctttaaacaaaaaacaattttttgaaaCACAGGAAAGGGAGAAATCGAAAACCACTTACAATCTGACCACCTATTCTTCTGAACCTGAAATaccaattttgtttttaagaacaaAGCAAAGAAAAGTGTTACTTTACATGGTGGGCAGCCAGTCTTTGGAACTTGCTTCCCTTGGAGATGTTACGGGTTGAAAAACACGATGGTTCACACATCTTGCTCACATACTTATTGGGTGTCTGTGCCAGGGTTACAGTGCCAATAAGATAGCCATGACTCCTACTGCATGAAgcttacatatttttaatagagTTGAAAGAAAACCATGAAGAAAGACGTTCAAAATTAACAAAGAAGGGAATTTCTTCTAAGTCTTAGCGTGTGAGCTTCCATAGACCAGAGACCCCAACAGCCTAGCAGCTTACTCTTCTTATTGACCAAAACACcaactttagaagaaaataatccCGGCAGTGTTTGGAATTAGAGCTACCCCTGGACAAGGTTCTGAAGCTGATCTGGTGCGTCTTGAGTTGACTTTTagctcctcttccttctcccaaaAAGGCTTTGTGCCATCGCAAATCGTCCCCCATCCGGCTCCCCACCGGTGACACTTGGAGGAAGTACTCTTTTCACGGCATTTGCATCTACGTCTGGGTTTCCTTAAGACTGTCAAGCTTCAAGCCTCAGAGCCAGAAATCTGTAATGGTTTGATTCCGGACACCACGATCGTCCCATGGGAGGGATAATTTTGAGCTCTGCTCTTAAAGTTATGCCAGCAGTGTGCCCTGCCTGCTCTTGGGTCTCCTATGACGAGGACACAGAACAGAGACACGGGTCCTCACAGGGACTGAACACAGCATTGCTTGTGAACCTCGTGTGGGTGGGAAGACGTGTCCCAGGCCTGCATCCTCACTCTCTTTTAATCTCTTATAAATCCTTCCAACGGAGGTGTTGTCCCTTTTCCGGGTGCATGAAATCAGTACCACCTCCTTCCCCCACTGAAAGTGATGGAACTGCCCAGCACAGCCCATGACTGATTCCTCAGTGATTAGATTTAACTCTGATTTGATTTCCAAATGTGGAGAACACAGATCAGTCATGGTGCTGGGCTTAATACAGTTGAGGCCTTTGTCTGACAGGAGAGAAGGTAGGGAGTAGAGAAAACTTGAAATGTAAGTCTGTCCAGTCATCCCAGATGGAGAACGAGACCTGTGTCAGGAcctgccttccttcctgccttgctTCGACACCACAGCCCCACCGGGAGCTTGATGCCTGCCTTCCCCAGACCCATGACGACGCTGAGATGGATGGATTTGCAATGAGCACAGCCTCTCAGCTCCCTGTGTGCAGCGGCCccccttctcccccagccccatcaGCTCCAGCACATCTCCCAGCTCCTTTGGCCGAGGTTtcagcccccaccccccgccccatctccctcctctcctctccctgacgCTGATATCTTCCCAGttttgttaccgagtccaagcttgcTCTGTTCGCCGCACTACAGGCCAATGAAtcggagacgaggtgttgaggcaaagAATACGACTTTAAAGCCGGCAGACCGAGAAGACGGCAGACCGATGTCTCCGGAAAACTATCTTAtgggggtttggatgccagtttcttttatagaacagagagggggaggagatgaggaagtaaagtaaaaggcCATGAAT
This sequence is a window from Mesoplodon densirostris isolate mMesDen1 chromosome 4, mMesDen1 primary haplotype, whole genome shotgun sequence. Protein-coding genes within it:
- the LOC132487658 gene encoding small integral membrane protein 15; the encoded protein is MFDIKAWAEYVVEWAAKDPYGFLTTVILALTPLFLASAVLSWKLAKMIEAREKEQKKKQKRQENIAKAKRLKKD